The genomic stretch ctttaatttttttaaattttcagatacctttatatttattttttaattccaaccttcttttactttttattttttttaatatttccatataactttttattttttaaaattttctacattcttttactttttttaaaagagaattccacctatttttacttttatatattttttttattcaatacttcccttttctTATTTTATAAATCATTCccaaaattgttttttttttaaaaaaataaaaaaaatattttcggattttttatataaaaaaacaaaaaataataaaaaaaatattaatagtgataattcaccttttaatttttttggtatttttatcctataataaaaagtgtaataaagctaaaataatagtaggttaaaaccccctaaaatatttacataaaagaagtgataaaaaattaaatgttgtaaaaaattaggtgttcacagatacatgtgtcgcagaagaatttttttAACTACGAATTTCGATGCCAAATctgtccaaatcacctccaatcccACTCAAACTGtgtatattgactcatctatatattttcaatgaatctcaACCATACCCACTGAAAAAGTCCATTTTTGCTTAAATATTTagaatattgtatatatatatatatttgtgtttcatcaccttatttgttACCTCATTTATGAAATTTCTTTTCCGTCTAACATTTAATATTGCTAAGCacacttaaaaatatggaaggagattTTTGTGTATAATTTTTGGAGAAAGAACCTTATTTCTTtcgattttcaatttttatatgtgttTGATTAATTTTGACAAATCTACGAGAAATGGTTAAAGATAACTTACACGACTTTTTTTGGGCATTTATGTAAgatttccaaaattaattcaattgGACTCATAAAACAAGTTTCCTACAAAATTAGGGCACGACGAAAAAGCACACCAATTCACTAATTATTCGCAAATTTGGGGAAATTCCTTGAAGATGACGAGAATTTCTCTACGTTATTCTCTTAATGGTATTTCCTTTATCTCATCCTTCACTATTTCCTATTCTGCTATGGCAATTACAACCAGATATTACTCTTCATATCATAGCAATACACCCATTTCCATAAATGGTCGTAGTAAAAAACATAGGTTTACTAACAAGTTTGAGAATATCAAATGTTTAGATGATGCTGTGAATCTCTTCAATCAAATGGTCAGAACACAGCCTCTTCCCTCTGTTATGGACTTTTCGAAATTATTTAAGATTATGATAAATATGAAGCATTATTCTGTTGTTGTTTCTAATTTTGGAGAAATGCAGAAATTAGGTATCCCGATTGATAAAGTCATGTTGAGTATGGTGACTAACAGTTATTGCCTAATGCATCGTGTTGATTGTGGATTTTCAATGTTAGCCATTTACTCAAAGTGTGGGATTCCATTTGATGTTGTCACTTTAACCATCCTAATAAGGGGACTCTTTGCTGAAAACAAGGTTAAAGATGCAGTTAACTTGTTTAAAAAGTTAGTGAGAGAGAATATTTGTGAGCCTAACGAAGTCATGTATGCAACTGTAATGAATGGGCTCGGTAAAAGGGGTCATATTGAGAAGACTTTTGGTTTGCTCCGGCTAATGGAACAAGGGAGCACTAAGCCCACTACATGCATCTACAACGTTGTTATAGATGCCCTTTGCAAAAATGGAAATCTGGATGTCGCTGTCGACCTTTTGAGCGAGATGAAACTGAAAGGCATTCCTCCGGACTTATTCACATATAATTCGTTGattgatggtttctctaagtttaGTCAGTGGGAAAAGGTCAGGAATTTGTTCTTTGAAATGGTAAATCATAATATTTATCCGGATATATTCACATTCAACACAGTTATAAATGGACTATGCATAGAAGGGAGGGTTAAAGATGCCGAAAAAGTAATGAGACAGATGATCGAAAAAGGTGTAGAGCCTAATGTGGTTACTTACAATGTGATAATGGATGGATATTGCTTGCGTGGTCAAATGGATAGATGTAGGAGAATCTTTGGTTCCATGAAAGATAAAAGCATTGAGCCGGACAATATTAGCTATGCAATATTAATAAGTGGATATTGTAAGAAAAAGAAATTGGATGAGGCCATGCATTTGTTTcttgaaatttctcaaaagggatTTGAACCTGATATTTTTACCTGCAATACTATCTTGAAAGGTCTAtttgaagttggaagaattgGGGCAGCGCAAAAATATTTTGATGAGATGCTATCTGCAAGGATAATACCTGGTCCAATCACTTATTGCATTTTGCTTGATGGTTATTTTAAGAATGGACTTGTTGACGAAGCTATGTTACTATTTTATAAgttggaaagaaaaagagaagatacTAATGTTGACCTCTATAATGCTGTCATTGATGGATTGTGCAAAAATAGAAAGTTCGACAAAGCTCATGATATTTTTAAGAATCTTTCTCTAATAGGTTTACATCCTGACGTGATAACATACACTATTATGATTAATGGATTTTGTCTAGAAGGGTTGTTAGATGAAGCTAAAGGTCTGCTAAGAAAGATGGAGGAGAATGGTTGTTTGCCAAACAGTGTAACTTACAATGTTATTGTGCAAGGATTTCTCAGAAGTAATAAAATTAGTGAAATGAAGGCTTTCTTAAAGGAAATGAATGGAAAGAGCTTCTCATTCGACTCAACTACAGTAACTCGACTGGTAGACATTATAGCGGAGGATTCTTCTTTGCTTGACTTGATATCAGATTTTATCCCAGAAAACAAGAAGTTATTATCTATTTTGCTTGGTTAATTCAATTACATTAGTTATAGAGTgaaagtttttttctttttcttttcctctggAAATGAAGTCGCGTGCAACGCAATTGGGGAAACTGAAAATATGACAATTGGAGCATTACTTGAGCTTTCCAGACAAACCTATTGAGGAGGTAAATTATTTTTTCTTGATAGATTATTAATAAGGTAAATTACTTCTTAGTTTTGATTTTGTTGTCGCTCGTTATCTTTGATAGTAGATGTTATTGTATTCTTAACATGAGAAATAATGTATAATCTCCTTATGTTAATGTTTTCTATTCGTACTTTTTGAATTTGCTATATAGTGTATAAGTGTTGCTGTCCATGCTCAGCTTTTTACTTCGTGGCTTTTTATTTTTCAGCTTAAGTGCATGATACCTTTATTCTTTTTAACAGAAA from Nicotiana sylvestris chromosome 12, ASM39365v2, whole genome shotgun sequence encodes the following:
- the LOC104245628 gene encoding putative pentatricopeptide repeat-containing protein At1g12700, mitochondrial — protein: MTRISLRYSLNGISFISSFTISYSAMAITTRYYSSYHSNTPISINGRSKKHRFTNKFENIKCLDDAVNLFNQMVRTQPLPSVMDFSKLFKIMINMKHYSVVVSNFGEMQKLGIPIDKVMLSMVTNSYCLMHRVDCGFSMLAIYSKCGIPFDVVTLTILIRGLFAENKVKDAVNLFKKLVRENICEPNEVMYATVMNGLGKRGHIEKTFGLLRLMEQGSTKPTTCIYNVVIDALCKNGNLDVAVDLLSEMKLKGIPPDLFTYNSLIDGFSKFSQWEKVRNLFFEMVNHNIYPDIFTFNTVINGLCIEGRVKDAEKVMRQMIEKGVEPNVVTYNVIMDGYCLRGQMDRCRRIFGSMKDKSIEPDNISYAILISGYCKKKKLDEAMHLFLEISQKGFEPDIFTCNTILKGLFEVGRIGAAQKYFDEMLSARIIPGPITYCILLDGYFKNGLVDEAMLLFYKLERKREDTNVDLYNAVIDGLCKNRKFDKAHDIFKNLSLIGLHPDVITYTIMINGFCLEGLLDEAKGLLRKMEENGCLPNSVTYNVIVQGFLRSNKISEMKAFLKEMNGKSFSFDSTTVTRLVDIIAEDSSLLDLISDFIPENKKLLSILLG